The proteins below are encoded in one region of Mycobacteriales bacterium:
- a CDS encoding methylenetetrahydrofolate reductase: MDNGCPKRMVHGPCGGVRADLGCEVGDRPCPFATRPPVRWPDEPVPPVPVEVPLVLTDLTVRPYDPGSVRRVVEILAPVSDGLLVGEHHNRPDLPPTLFATEVLAAGGRPWTTLTCRDRNRIVLEQELVGLRALGVQGVLCVTGDARGQGVRPDVTQVFDLDGTRLAALAAATGLPVAVPEAPDAPPTGLRPGRVAQKERAGAGMCVLNHVRTPARAAEFVAAARAAGARLPFVAGVAVYTDERSARVLERFPGLAMDPAAIAAVLAAPDPRAAGIEAAVAEAAALLAIPGVEGVNLSGLASGAGEEAAAEVKATVAACVRAAVR, translated from the coding sequence GTGGACAACGGCTGTCCGAAGCGGATGGTGCACGGCCCCTGCGGCGGGGTCCGGGCCGACCTCGGCTGCGAGGTCGGGGACCGGCCCTGCCCGTTCGCGACCCGGCCGCCGGTGCGCTGGCCGGACGAGCCGGTCCCGCCGGTCCCGGTCGAGGTGCCGCTGGTGCTCACCGACCTGACCGTCCGCCCGTACGACCCGGGCTCGGTCCGGCGGGTGGTCGAGATCCTGGCGCCGGTCTCGGACGGGCTGCTGGTCGGCGAGCACCACAACCGGCCGGACCTGCCGCCGACGCTGTTCGCGACCGAGGTGCTCGCCGCCGGCGGCCGGCCCTGGACGACGCTCACCTGCCGGGACCGCAACCGGATCGTGCTGGAGCAGGAGCTGGTCGGGCTGCGGGCGCTCGGCGTGCAGGGCGTGCTCTGCGTGACCGGCGATGCCCGCGGCCAGGGCGTACGGCCCGATGTGACGCAGGTGTTCGACCTGGACGGGACCCGGCTGGCGGCGCTGGCCGCGGCGACCGGGTTGCCGGTCGCGGTGCCGGAGGCGCCGGACGCGCCGCCGACCGGCCTCCGGCCGGGCCGGGTGGCGCAGAAGGAACGGGCCGGGGCCGGGATGTGCGTGCTCAACCACGTCCGGACGCCGGCCCGGGCGGCCGAGTTCGTCGCGGCGGCCCGGGCGGCCGGGGCGCGGCTGCCGTTCGTGGCCGGGGTCGCCGTCTACACCGACGAGCGGTCCGCGCGGGTGCTGGAGCGCTTCCCCGGGCTGGCGATGGACCCGGCCGCGATCGCGGCGGTGCTGGCGGCGCCGGACCCGCGCGCGGCCGGGATCGAGGCCGCGGTGGCGGAGGCCGCGGCCCTGCTGGCGATCCCCGGGGTCGAGGGCGTGAACCTGTCCGGACTGGCGTCCGGCGCCGGCGAGGAGGCCGCGGCCGAGGTCAAGGCCACGGTCGCCGCCTGTGTCCGGGCGGCCGTCCGATGA
- a CDS encoding DUF2252 domain-containing protein, giving the protein MSSDAGEHPELGAAVARGFLSLREAATPREQRYELGRALRKQVPRSALGDWTSPDRRKDPVEQIITAHKGRVPWLIPVRVGRMAASPYAFLRGAANIMSADFAALPSTGITPVVCGDAHLGNFGFYASPERELVFDLNDFDEAHPGAWEWDLRRLATSVWVAGRQNGSSESECGDAVARCTSAYRQQVRYLADQPLLARSFERLDVDQLGAGASPALRKEVKRAARQARKRTSDRALPRFTEQRDGARRIVQEPPLITRPTAKHADQLAAGLDDYLRTLPSHWARILGGYTLVDLAHKVVGVGSVGLRAYVALLEGSSPDDVLFLQLKQARRSVLGPYVHGDRAWHQHQGQRVVEYQQALQTVSDPLLGWTTVAGRQYYVRQFRDMKGAITVDGIDAAALADYAGVCGSLLAKGHARTSGASMIAGYVGHGHTMDDALCRFARAYADQTEADHAALLAAVDRGVLPADPDH; this is encoded by the coding sequence GTGAGCAGCGACGCGGGCGAGCATCCGGAGCTCGGCGCGGCCGTCGCCCGCGGCTTCCTCTCCCTGCGCGAGGCCGCCACCCCGCGCGAGCAGCGGTACGAGTTGGGTCGCGCCCTGCGCAAGCAGGTGCCGCGCTCCGCGCTCGGCGACTGGACCTCGCCCGACCGCCGCAAGGACCCGGTCGAGCAGATCATCACCGCGCACAAGGGCCGGGTGCCGTGGCTGATCCCGGTCCGGGTCGGGCGGATGGCCGCCTCGCCGTACGCGTTCCTGCGCGGGGCGGCCAACATCATGTCGGCCGACTTCGCCGCGCTGCCCTCGACCGGGATCACGCCGGTCGTCTGCGGCGACGCCCACCTGGGCAACTTCGGCTTCTACGCCTCGCCCGAGCGGGAGCTGGTCTTCGACCTCAACGACTTCGACGAGGCCCACCCGGGCGCCTGGGAGTGGGACCTGCGCCGGCTGGCGACCAGCGTCTGGGTCGCCGGCCGGCAGAACGGCTCCAGCGAGTCCGAGTGCGGCGACGCGGTCGCCCGGTGCACGTCGGCGTACCGGCAGCAGGTGCGGTATCTGGCCGATCAGCCGCTGCTGGCCCGCTCGTTCGAGCGGCTGGACGTCGACCAGCTCGGCGCCGGGGCCAGCCCGGCGCTGCGCAAGGAGGTCAAGCGGGCGGCCCGGCAGGCGCGCAAACGGACCAGTGACCGGGCGCTGCCGCGGTTCACCGAGCAGCGGGACGGCGCCCGCCGGATCGTGCAGGAGCCGCCGCTGATCACCCGGCCGACGGCGAAGCACGCGGACCAGCTCGCGGCCGGCCTGGACGACTACCTGCGCACGCTGCCCTCGCACTGGGCCCGCATCCTCGGCGGCTACACGCTGGTCGACCTGGCCCACAAGGTGGTCGGGGTCGGCTCGGTCGGCCTGCGCGCGTACGTGGCCCTGCTGGAGGGCAGCTCCCCGGACGACGTGCTGTTCCTGCAGCTCAAGCAGGCCCGCCGGTCCGTCCTGGGGCCGTACGTGCACGGCGACCGGGCCTGGCACCAGCACCAGGGCCAGCGGGTGGTGGAATACCAGCAGGCACTGCAGACGGTCAGCGACCCGCTGCTGGGCTGGACCACGGTCGCCGGCCGGCAGTACTACGTCCGGCAGTTCCGGGACATGAAGGGCGCGATCACCGTCGACGGCATCGACGCCGCCGCGCTGGCCGACTACGCCGGTGTCTGCGGATCGCTGCTGGCCAAGGGACACGCCCGCACCAGCGGCGCCTCGATGATCGCCGGGTACGTCGGGCACGGGCACACGATGGACGACGCGCTGTGCCGCTTCGCCCGGGCGTACGCGGACCAGACCGAGGCCGACCACGCCGCGCTGCTCGCGGCCGTCGACCGGGGCGTGCTGCCGGCGGACCCCGACCACTAG
- a CDS encoding VOC family protein, whose protein sequence is MEMRLEVVPVPVTDVDRAKSFYVDQVGFTPDHDHVVSPEIRFVQLTPPGSACSIVIGVGVAGDMVPGSLRGLMAVIPDADAARKELAERGVDVSEVSEQPWGRFVYFADPDGNTWSLQQLPQRS, encoded by the coding sequence ATGGAGATGAGGCTGGAAGTCGTGCCCGTGCCGGTCACCGACGTCGACCGGGCCAAGTCGTTCTACGTGGACCAGGTCGGCTTCACCCCCGACCACGACCACGTCGTCAGCCCCGAGATCCGGTTCGTGCAGCTGACCCCGCCCGGGTCGGCCTGCTCGATCGTGATCGGCGTCGGCGTGGCCGGGGACATGGTGCCGGGCTCGCTGCGCGGGCTGATGGCGGTGATCCCGGACGCGGACGCCGCCCGCAAGGAGCTCGCCGAGCGCGGTGTCGACGTGAGCGAGGTCAGCGAGCAGCCCTGGGGCCGGTTCGTCTACTTCGCCGATCCCGACGGCAACACCTGGTCGCTGCAGCAGCTGCCGCAGCGGAGTTGA
- a CDS encoding MDR family MFS transporter, producing the protein MSSTTQPAPPAVAAPAMSHREILEALSGLLLGMFVTILASTVVSNALPRIISDLHAGESAYTWVVTATLLALTVTTPIWGKLADLTSKKMLIQIALTIFVLGSALAGLSQNAGMLITFRVVQGVGAGGLTALVQVILAAMISPRERGRYMGYLGAVFAVGTVLGPLVGGVIVDTSWLGWRWCFYVGIPFAAVALVLLQRTLHLPVVKRQVTIDYLGATLVAAAVSLLLIWVSLAGHQFGWNSLASYVMVPGAILLGLLFLVVEQRAAEPIIPLRLFRDRTVTLSTVASLFVGIGLFGGTVFLAQYFQISRGHSPTASGLMSLPLVLGLLGASTIVGQLISRSGVWKRYLVTGGVLISVGFGLMGSMRTDTPYWLLAFYMLLLGSGLGMMMQNLVLATQNVVATRDLGAASSTVAFFRSLGGAVGVSALGALLAHRVASYTADGLAAVGVVPAGGGAGAELPNPATLPEPVRQVVQDAFGHGIGDVFLFATPFAVLAFVAVLFVKETVLQTKSAIERDAETAVPTTV; encoded by the coding sequence ATGTCCAGCACGACCCAGCCCGCACCGCCGGCCGTCGCCGCACCGGCGATGAGCCACCGGGAGATCCTGGAGGCGCTGTCGGGCCTGCTGCTCGGCATGTTCGTCACCATTCTGGCCAGCACGGTGGTGTCCAACGCGCTGCCCCGCATCATCTCCGATCTGCATGCCGGCGAGTCCGCCTATACCTGGGTGGTCACCGCGACCTTGCTCGCACTGACCGTGACCACCCCGATCTGGGGCAAGCTCGCCGACCTGACCAGCAAGAAGATGCTCATCCAGATCGCGCTGACGATCTTCGTGCTGGGCTCGGCGCTGGCCGGACTGTCGCAGAACGCCGGCATGCTGATCACGTTCCGGGTCGTGCAGGGCGTCGGCGCCGGCGGCCTGACCGCGCTGGTGCAGGTGATCCTGGCCGCGATGATCTCGCCCCGCGAGCGCGGCCGGTACATGGGCTACCTCGGTGCGGTGTTCGCCGTCGGCACGGTGCTCGGGCCGCTGGTCGGCGGCGTGATCGTGGACACCAGCTGGCTCGGCTGGCGCTGGTGCTTCTACGTCGGCATCCCGTTCGCGGCCGTCGCGCTGGTGCTGCTGCAGCGCACGCTGCACCTGCCGGTGGTCAAGCGGCAGGTCACGATCGACTACCTGGGCGCGACGCTGGTCGCCGCCGCGGTCTCGCTGCTGCTGATCTGGGTCTCGCTGGCCGGCCACCAGTTCGGCTGGAACTCGCTCGCGTCGTACGTGATGGTGCCGGGTGCGATCCTGCTCGGCCTGCTGTTCCTGGTCGTCGAGCAGCGCGCGGCCGAGCCGATCATCCCGCTGCGGCTGTTCCGGGACCGGACCGTCACGCTGTCCACGGTCGCCAGCCTCTTCGTCGGCATCGGCCTGTTCGGCGGCACCGTGTTCCTCGCGCAGTACTTCCAGATCAGCCGCGGTCACAGCCCGACGGCGTCCGGCCTGATGAGCCTGCCGCTGGTGCTCGGCCTGCTCGGCGCCTCGACGATCGTCGGCCAGCTGATCAGCCGGTCCGGGGTCTGGAAGCGCTACCTGGTCACCGGCGGCGTGCTGATCTCGGTGGGCTTCGGGCTGATGGGCTCGATGCGTACGGACACGCCGTACTGGCTGCTCGCGTTCTACATGCTCCTGCTCGGCTCCGGCCTCGGCATGATGATGCAGAACCTGGTCCTGGCGACCCAGAACGTCGTCGCCACCCGCGACCTCGGCGCGGCCAGCTCGACCGTCGCGTTCTTCCGCAGCCTCGGCGGCGCGGTCGGCGTCTCCGCGCTCGGCGCGCTGCTCGCCCACCGGGTCGCGTCGTACACGGCCGACGGGCTGGCCGCGGTCGGCGTGGTGCCGGCCGGCGGCGGCGCGGGCGCGGAGCTGCCCAACCCGGCGACATTGCCGGAGCCGGTCCGGCAGGTCGTGCAGGACGCGTTCGGGCACGGCATCGGCGACGTGTTCCTGTTCGCCACGCCGTTCGCGGTCCTGGCCTTCGTCGCGGTGCTGTTCGTCAAGGAGACCGTGCTGCAGACGAAGTCCGCGATCGAGCGGGACGCGGAGACGGCCGTACCGACGACGGTCTGA
- a CDS encoding class I SAM-dependent methyltransferase, translating to MSEQLEDEFDLVATWTEQAVEELGPAYAIAAACRGSGSPASLAWLAEALEVPLARRMLDAGSGVGGPAAWLAAHFGVRPVCAEPMRGAVRASHRLFGLPAVAAEGQALPFADGSFDAAWSLGVLDTAGDKAALLAEVRRVLGDGGRLGLLAFLAAGPLPPPLPEGNDFSTQDELRRLLKEARFHVLQTVPAAPLRDAPVSWRAHADQVEDVLNRQHGDDPRWVTAEEQSARIGRLIAGGHLHPTLLHALAV from the coding sequence GTGAGCGAGCAGCTGGAGGACGAGTTCGACCTCGTCGCGACCTGGACCGAGCAGGCCGTCGAGGAGCTCGGGCCGGCGTACGCGATCGCCGCCGCCTGCCGCGGCTCCGGCAGCCCGGCCAGCCTGGCCTGGCTGGCCGAGGCGCTGGAGGTCCCGCTCGCCCGCCGGATGCTGGACGCCGGCTCCGGGGTCGGCGGCCCGGCCGCCTGGCTGGCCGCGCACTTCGGCGTCCGGCCGGTCTGCGCCGAGCCGATGCGCGGCGCCGTCCGCGCCAGCCACCGCCTGTTCGGGCTGCCCGCGGTCGCGGCGGAAGGGCAGGCGCTGCCGTTCGCCGACGGCAGCTTCGACGCGGCCTGGTCGCTCGGCGTGCTGGACACCGCCGGGGACAAGGCCGCCCTGCTGGCCGAGGTACGCCGGGTGCTCGGCGACGGCGGCCGGCTCGGCCTGCTCGCCTTCCTCGCCGCCGGCCCGCTGCCGCCGCCGCTGCCCGAGGGCAACGACTTCTCCACCCAGGACGAGCTGCGCAGGCTGCTGAAGGAGGCCCGCTTCCACGTCCTGCAGACGGTCCCGGCGGCGCCGCTGCGGGACGCGCCGGTGTCCTGGCGGGCGCACGCCGACCAGGTCGAGGACGTCCTGAACCGGCAGCACGGCGACGACCCGCGCTGGGTCACCGCCGAGGAACAGTCCGCCCGCATCGGCCGGCTGATCGCCGGCGGCCACCTGCACCCCACCCTGCTGCACGCGCTGGCCGTCTAG
- a CDS encoding MarR family winged helix-turn-helix transcriptional regulator → MAALEAAISDTWSWARATAKAGAQALDPRLDTTAYPLVSMIGWRGDMRPSELAAALHLDRSTVSRQIDSAARLGLLERVPDPDDARAVTVRLTEPARERMEALKAVRMERWRTALDEWEPGDITELTRLLGLLGQVRLT, encoded by the coding sequence ATGGCCGCCCTCGAGGCGGCGATCTCCGACACCTGGTCGTGGGCCCGGGCGACCGCGAAGGCCGGCGCGCAGGCGCTGGACCCGCGGCTGGACACCACGGCGTACCCGCTGGTGTCGATGATCGGCTGGCGCGGCGACATGCGGCCGTCCGAGCTCGCCGCCGCGCTGCACCTGGACCGGTCCACGGTCAGCCGGCAGATCGACTCCGCCGCCCGGCTCGGGCTGCTGGAACGGGTGCCGGACCCGGACGACGCCCGGGCCGTGACCGTACGGCTGACCGAGCCGGCGCGGGAACGGATGGAGGCGCTCAAGGCGGTGCGGATGGAGCGGTGGCGGACCGCGCTGGACGAGTGGGAGCCCGGCGACATCACCGAGCTGACCCGGCTGCTCGGGCTGCTCGGTCAGGTCCGGCTGACGTGA
- a CDS encoding ABC transporter ATP-binding protein yields the protein MTALTVSGVTKAFGSTPVLLGVDLHVPAHTLTAVLGPSGCGKTTLLRLVAGFDDPDSGTIALDDEVVVGAGRRRPPQRRRIGYVPQEGALFPHLSVAANVGFGLPRRERTPGRIAAGLELVGLDPALAGRHPHELSGGQQQRVALARALAPRPEIVLLDEPFSSLDAGLRESTRRAVAAALEAAETTAVLVTHDQAEALSMASQVAVMREGRLVQLDAPEIVYRSPSDAGVAGFVGEAVLLPASISHGYATCELGSFAVRGDVEGEARILLRPEQLVLSYSGTGGVEARVRDVSYFGHDAAVRLELLPNGTEVLARVAGHDRPALGSVVRLSVAGEALAYPGEAPAPALQPQPTHTAG from the coding sequence ATGACGGCACTGACGGTGTCCGGCGTCACCAAGGCGTTCGGATCGACCCCGGTGCTGCTGGGCGTGGACCTGCACGTGCCGGCGCACACGCTCACCGCCGTACTGGGTCCGTCCGGGTGCGGCAAGACCACGCTGCTGCGGCTGGTGGCCGGCTTCGACGACCCGGACTCCGGCACGATCGCGCTCGACGACGAGGTGGTCGTCGGGGCCGGCCGGCGGCGGCCGCCGCAGCGCCGCCGGATCGGGTACGTGCCCCAGGAGGGCGCGCTGTTCCCGCACCTGTCGGTCGCCGCCAACGTCGGTTTCGGGCTGCCCCGGCGGGAGCGGACCCCGGGCCGGATCGCCGCCGGCCTGGAGCTGGTCGGGCTCGACCCGGCGCTGGCCGGGCGGCACCCGCACGAGCTCTCCGGCGGGCAGCAGCAGCGGGTCGCACTGGCCCGGGCGCTGGCCCCGCGCCCGGAGATCGTGCTGCTGGACGAGCCGTTCTCGTCGCTGGACGCGGGCCTGCGGGAGTCGACCCGGCGGGCGGTCGCAGCCGCGCTGGAGGCGGCCGAGACGACCGCGGTGCTGGTCACCCACGACCAGGCCGAGGCGCTGTCGATGGCCTCCCAGGTCGCGGTCATGCGGGAGGGCCGGCTGGTGCAGCTGGACGCGCCCGAGATCGTCTACCGCTCGCCCTCGGACGCCGGGGTGGCCGGGTTCGTCGGCGAGGCCGTGCTGCTGCCGGCCTCGATCTCGCACGGGTACGCGACCTGCGAGCTGGGCTCGTTCGCCGTCCGCGGCGACGTCGAGGGCGAGGCCCGGATCCTGCTCCGGCCGGAGCAGCTGGTGCTCTCCTACTCCGGCACCGGCGGGGTCGAGGCCCGGGTCCGCGACGTCAGCTACTTCGGGCACGACGCCGCGGTCCGGCTCGAGCTGCTGCCGAACGGCACCGAGGTGCTGGCCCGGGTCGCCGGCCACGACCGTCCGGCCCTCGGCTCGGTCGTCCGCCTCTCCGTCGCCGGCGAGGCCCTCGCCTACCCGGGCGAGGCGCCCGCCCCGGCCCTTCAGCCTCAGCCGACCCACACCGCCGGCTGA
- a CDS encoding phosphatase — translation MTTVTQTPTRDQLRAHLVSSRIAGDVATTRQNNLENFGKMSRRDPLYLFGLLPTGRWSYEDVLALMASRCGVVADPEHVHGQDTIDPDRTVERLDAMADRLRLAAERQERVIVATGHPVGLRPTHTAVAHGLAAAGCTLLTPAGGWRHPDVAELGDHSGTLDWVDSVGVLRSPWGNLKHTHSPLLMQAALDTLETPPDLVVADHGWAGAAGQAGIDTVGYADCNDPALFVGEAEGKVLSCVPLDDNVDPRLYLPLTAYLLDRAGLSA, via the coding sequence GTGACCACCGTTACCCAGACGCCGACCCGGGACCAGCTCCGTGCCCACCTCGTCAGCTCCCGCATCGCCGGTGACGTGGCCACGACGCGCCAGAACAACCTGGAGAACTTCGGCAAGATGAGCCGGCGCGACCCGCTCTACCTGTTCGGGCTGCTCCCGACCGGGCGCTGGTCGTACGAGGACGTGCTGGCGTTGATGGCATCGCGCTGCGGGGTCGTCGCGGACCCGGAGCACGTTCACGGGCAGGACACCATCGACCCGGACCGTACGGTCGAGCGGCTGGACGCGATGGCCGACCGGCTGCGGCTGGCGGCCGAACGGCAGGAGCGGGTGATCGTCGCGACCGGCCACCCGGTCGGGCTGCGGCCGACGCACACCGCGGTCGCGCACGGGCTGGCCGCGGCCGGCTGCACGCTGCTGACCCCGGCCGGCGGCTGGCGGCACCCGGACGTGGCCGAGCTCGGCGACCACTCCGGCACGCTGGACTGGGTCGACTCGGTCGGGGTGTTGCGCTCGCCGTGGGGCAACCTCAAGCACACCCACTCGCCGCTGCTCATGCAGGCGGCGCTGGACACGCTGGAGACGCCGCCGGACCTGGTGGTGGCCGACCACGGGTGGGCCGGGGCGGCCGGGCAGGCCGGCATCGACACCGTCGGGTACGCGGACTGCAACGACCCGGCGCTGTTCGTCGGCGAGGCCGAGGGAAAGGTCCTCTCCTGCGTGCCGCTGGACGACAACGTGGACCCGCGCCTCTACCTGCCGCTCACCGCCTACCTCCTGGACCGGGCCGGCCTGTCGGCGTGA
- a CDS encoding DUF5995 family protein, with product MFGSRLRALGAALVLALVATVAGVSTTGHRADADPLFVEWPAVLPGLVDGFDAGSSNVCVAGKIGCIDALVREMQRRYEPLRDSCSDQAVFALTYLRVTQTYAWSARQPGYYQDPAWTNHAVAVFAKYYLRAFDNWTADNNSANVPQAWKIAFSGARDGKIMGTGNFLLGLNAHINHDLALAMAAAGLTQANGQSAKPNYDKIDLLLNSVTNPLVAELSARFDPSMDDTTLPLNLDAVAIGNLMFLWREQAWRNAELLALAPALTKGLVQTTIDANSVTQATLYSAAMSYLPSAPGRVDRTTFCSAHHDDPAPQAYPFGLPTD from the coding sequence GTGTTCGGCTCACGTCTGCGCGCCCTCGGCGCCGCGCTCGTCCTCGCGCTCGTCGCCACCGTCGCCGGTGTCTCGACGACCGGGCACCGGGCCGACGCCGACCCGCTGTTCGTCGAATGGCCGGCGGTGCTGCCGGGCCTCGTCGACGGCTTCGACGCCGGCAGCTCGAACGTCTGCGTCGCCGGCAAGATCGGCTGCATCGACGCGCTCGTGCGCGAGATGCAGCGCCGCTACGAGCCGCTGCGGGACAGCTGCTCGGACCAGGCCGTGTTCGCGCTGACCTACCTCCGCGTCACCCAGACGTACGCCTGGAGCGCCCGGCAGCCCGGGTACTACCAGGACCCGGCCTGGACCAACCACGCGGTCGCCGTGTTCGCGAAGTACTACCTGCGCGCGTTCGACAACTGGACCGCCGACAACAACTCGGCGAACGTGCCCCAGGCCTGGAAGATCGCGTTCAGCGGCGCCCGCGACGGCAAGATCATGGGTACCGGCAACTTCCTGCTCGGGCTCAACGCGCACATCAACCACGACCTCGCGCTGGCGATGGCGGCGGCCGGCCTGACCCAGGCCAACGGCCAGTCGGCGAAGCCGAACTACGACAAGATCGACCTGCTGCTCAACTCGGTCACGAACCCGCTGGTCGCCGAGCTCTCGGCCCGGTTCGACCCGAGCATGGACGACACCACGCTGCCGCTGAACCTGGACGCGGTCGCCATCGGCAACCTCATGTTCCTCTGGCGGGAGCAGGCCTGGCGCAACGCCGAGCTGCTCGCGCTCGCCCCGGCCCTGACCAAGGGCCTGGTCCAGACGACGATCGACGCCAACTCGGTGACCCAGGCGACGCTGTACTCGGCGGCGATGAGCTACCTCCCGTCCGCGCCCGGCCGGGTCGACCGCACCACCTTCTGCTCCGCCCACCACGACGACCCCGCCCCGCAGGCTTATCCCTTCGGCCTGCCGACGGACTGA
- a CDS encoding TIGR03621 family F420-dependent LLM class oxidoreductase, with amino-acid sequence MRPFRFLAPIGDGLPDARALVAEARRAEEIGIDVLIRSDHLLEQYAPLPVLATVAAATERIRVGTFVLNVDLRHPAVLAQELASLDVLSGGRLEIGMGAGWNEPEYDAVGIPYDRLPTRVQRLTEAVAVLKGCFADGPFTLAGEHFRITGHDGYPKPVQRPHPPLFLGGGGRRSLTLAAREADIIGLAPRPGDPRSMTAAATEEKIGWVREAAGDRFDALEFNAYPSGGPVVVTNDARSAGAERAQRLGLTVEELLESPHVFIGSVDGLAEKCRELRERFGITSIMLDDPEAAAAVIEKLR; translated from the coding sequence ATGCGCCCTTTCCGCTTCCTGGCCCCGATCGGTGACGGCCTGCCCGACGCCCGCGCGCTCGTCGCGGAGGCGCGGCGGGCCGAGGAGATCGGCATCGACGTACTGATCCGTTCCGACCACCTCCTGGAGCAGTACGCGCCGCTGCCCGTGCTCGCCACCGTGGCCGCGGCCACCGAGCGGATCCGGGTCGGCACGTTCGTGCTCAACGTCGACCTGCGCCACCCGGCCGTGCTCGCGCAGGAGCTGGCCAGCCTGGACGTCCTGTCCGGCGGCCGGCTGGAGATCGGCATGGGCGCCGGCTGGAACGAGCCCGAGTACGACGCGGTCGGCATCCCGTACGACCGGCTGCCGACCCGCGTGCAGCGGCTCACCGAGGCCGTCGCGGTGCTCAAGGGCTGCTTCGCCGACGGCCCGTTCACACTGGCCGGCGAGCATTTCCGGATCACCGGCCACGACGGGTACCCCAAGCCGGTGCAGCGTCCGCACCCGCCGCTGTTCCTCGGCGGCGGCGGTCGCCGGTCGCTCACCCTGGCCGCGCGGGAGGCCGACATCATCGGGCTGGCGCCGCGGCCGGGTGACCCGCGCAGCATGACCGCGGCCGCGACCGAGGAGAAGATCGGCTGGGTCCGGGAGGCGGCGGGCGACCGGTTCGACGCGCTGGAGTTCAACGCGTACCCGTCCGGCGGGCCGGTGGTGGTGACCAACGACGCGCGATCCGCGGGCGCGGAGCGGGCTCAGCGGCTCGGGCTGACCGTCGAGGAGCTCCTGGAGTCGCCGCACGTGTTCATCGGCTCGGTCGACGGGCTGGCCGAGAAGTGCCGGGAGCTGCGGGAGCGGTTCGGCATCACCAGCATCATGCTCGATGATCCCGAGGCCGCCGCGGCCGTGATCGAGAAGCTCAGGTAG